GACAAATTAAATCTGTCCCTTATCCATTTGCAGAGATCAGTCGAATATTTTTCCACTGCTGTGGTAGAATATTATTAAGATAGTATAATTCAAAGACACTTGATAGCCAGCCGCTTGTTCAAATGTTTACTTTGACAACGATGTGAGTCATGTGACACACCTATTGTCCTTTGAATCCAACCATATTGTTTGCCGATACTCAGTAAATGGGATAATACCATTTTGCTTATCTGCTTTAACAGCACCAATGTAATATTAAATGACGCAACATGTTCTTAATCAGGAtatgattttgttgtttttgattcCACTACAGATGAGGCTCCCATGTACAAATCTGTGCAAGTCCAGGAACCACAGCACAGGGACGACTTCCTGAAATGTGAGTGTCAGCTAATTTGTTTCTGTtgattcctgtttttttttttttttccttctcgcTCATTTCAATTGTTAGACCTCTGTTAGACCCTGTGGCTGATCACATACTAaacatacagtatttttttaaataatatcaCAGATAATATGACTAAAAAGTTAGGGAAAGAATCAAAACGGCttgttattatttgaaatgatgaaTGCCTGTAGCTGGAGCCTGAAAACACAATATTCGAGTTATGTTACAGCAGGGTTCTGTTTGTGGTCAAACACTTACAAGCAGTGTTGATACCTCTGGCATTCCAGATAATAAGCCGGGCAGAACTAGCAGGGGCCGCCGGGTGTCCCACCAACTGTGATctggagagggagggagagagagggacATAGCAGGCAGGTGACATCTGACCCCTGCgatcttgtttgtttgatgtgtAAAGCCAGAGGGTCTCACACTTTTCCACAGTTGCCCCCTTTCTCTGCTCAGAACACACTTAATTCAAATTGGTGTGTTGTGTTTCCCACTAGATGCTTGCCAACTTACTCTCGACCCCAACACGGCCTACCGACAGCTCCACCTCTCTCGAGGGAACAGGAAAGCTGCCCTCAAAAGAGACCCCCAGTCTTATGGCGACAACGCCGCCAGGTTTGACTCTTTGCCCCAAGTCCTGTGCATGGAGTCCCTTTCAGGTGGCGCCTACTACTGGGAGGTGGAGTGGAGTGGGGAGGGGGCCGCCATGGGGGTCACCTACAGAGGTATCAAGAGGTCAGGTTACGGGGACAGCTGCCGCATCGGCTACAATCGCAAGTCTTGGAGCCTCTTCTGCTCTGACTCCAGCTACTCTGCACGCCACAACAAGGACCAGATAGAAGTCAACGCGCCATACTCGCCTCGAATCGGGGTCTTCCTGGACCACCCTGGGGGAACGCTGTCTTTTTACTCTCTTGGGGAAACAATGTCTCTCATTCACCGCTTTAAGGCGACATTTAATGAACCTGTCTATCCGGGCTTCTGGGTTTGGTACGAGTCAGCCATCACTCTCATCCCGCTCTAATAAGAGCATAAAGATCTATCTGGAATAGTCAGTTCTCTATTCGAAAACAAAGATATTTTGATTACAtgtaaagcaataaaaattaTACACTTATTTGGGAAGTTTGGGAAACTGCATTGTTGATGACTATGAATATTCTACCAATGTGTGGATTGTGCAATCAGATGACCCAAGTGTACTGCATAAATCTGCATTTAAGTGTGTTAAGTACTTGATTGAAATATCAGATGTGATTTTTATATGCCATTTACacaacatatttttcattatttttgtcaataaacattttatgatGGCGTGTCAAGTAATTGTGGTTTGTGCtgatgattttttctttttcttttctgttaaAAATCTCAAAAAAGCCTGATTCTGAAGCTGGAATAGTTTTCCTTTAATATGAAACTATCAATAGATATACCACTCAAATTGTTTGTCCTGCCATTTGCGTGTTCGCAGTGCAACCTGGTGGACAAATTATAGAATGACACCATTTTGCAGCGGTACGTTCTGCAGGCTGCAGATTATTGTTCGATTATTTGAGCGTTTTCCTCTTAAATGGAGTTTACTtatcataaaacaaaaatatatgcatgaaaataatgaaaacgATGTAGACATAATGTAGCAAATAAATTGCAAAACAATTCACATTCATCTCAGGGAAGTTTccgtagtgtagtggttatcacgttcgcctAACACGCGAAAGGTCCCCGGTTCGAGACCGGGCGGAAAcagctttttaatttttttcccttcttcctcctctttcgtTTTTGTAGAAATATCATAATTGACAATGTAATGCACAATGgagcaaatgaaaatatttaaatgaaattatttgatTGTACTCCAAATGGCTTCAGGCAGTGGGCagtccacttcctgtttcacaAAGGAAACAACACTTGTTTCTTTCCGGACTTATTTGGCTTGTGCACTTCACAGAAAGAAGCGCCGCATTCTCACGTTTTGACAGATTCTACCGTGCAGGTGAGCTTTACGTTCATGCTGGGAATCGCTTTACTTTAGTTACTTAGTAACGCGTCAGTTTGCACATTAGTAAGAAATCTCTGACGATCAACAGTGCTTCTTAATTAAATGAAACAGAttataaacaaatgaatgaagcTAACTTGGCTAGTCCGCTAACATAGCTAACGTGACAACCGTATTCCGTAAGCTAACGTTGTCGAGTAAGGAGTCAATAGTTAATAATTTCCTGTCTTCTATATTAATGTAAAACTAAAATACATATGTAATTTCAGTTTTGGAAGAAGTGCAACGAATAAAAACTATACCCACTTGTGTTGGGACGATTAATAGAACAGTTTCTATGGCAACCACAGTGGACAAAGTAAACATCGGAATACTCGACACATACATGGACAATATTTGTGCTCAAAAGTTCGAAAAGTCACTAATTTCTAGTTAACTATGAATATTTGACATTCATATGTTCAAATGAGCTTACAGCCGTCACAAACATTTGATCGTTTAGGTTGGGCACATCAAAATATGCTTGTCAAAGACTCCATTTCAGTTTACGTTATGACACTTTTCTGTATGAATTCAGTTTGAATTACTGTTATATTCTAGTGTTACTGATGCTTTGGTTACTTTATCTGTATTAGAACATCCCTCAGAATAAAACAGCACAAATAAACATGTAGTAAAGAAAAAGGCTTTTACTTTGTAAAGGCAGACATTTTAGTTCAGTCATCTTTGTCATCTTGAACttcctgtttgtcattttatcttttgcACATCTTTCTCAGTTGGCCTTTATACTTATTACAGATGGCAACTACTAAAGTTCCAGAAGTTCGTGACATCACACGGATTGAGAGAATTGGTAAGAATGTGCATTCCCACAGATGCTTGGTACAAGAGGTAGTGCCTGAACTATAGTTTAACAGCCTTTTGTGCCCATATTTTATCTGTGgcgattttattttgcttttaggTGCACATTCTCACATACGTGGCCTTGGTTTGGATGATGCTTTGGAACCAAGACAAGTGAGAACATTACACACGACATTATCACAATCCCCAACAATGGGAGTAGTCAGGCATGAACAGACTAACTATTAATGTTTCCCTAAAGGTGTCTCAGGGGATGGTTGGCCAGCTGGCCTCCAGACGGGCAGCAGGGGTCATCCTGGAGATGATCAAAGATGGCCACATCGCCGGCAGGGCAGTCTTGATTGCAGGCCAGCCCGGCACTGGAAAGACTGCCATCGCAATGGGTGAGAGCTAAAGGATGAGAGTGTTGCTCTGCCATCGCACGTGTACACCCAAGCTAAATCAAAGGTAATGCACAGGTATTGCGCAGAGCCTCGGCCCTGACACCCCCTTCACAGCCTTGGCTGGCAGCGAGATCTTCTCTCTGGAGATGAGCAAGACTGAGGCGCTCAGCCAAGCTTTTAGAAAAGCCATCGGCGTGCGGATCAAGTGAGTGGGCTACCACAAATGGAAATGTACCCTTATTAAAATctatattaatattaaataaataaaatatgtataacattaaataaaatattttaaaaagtgggCAAACGTGCAAACAGCCATCTCtgttgtttgaaataaagttGTCACGCATACCTGGCTTTCTTTTACAGGGAGGAGACGGAGATTATTGAAGGAGAAGTCGTAGAAATCCAGATTGATCGACCTGCCACTGGAACGGTACGGCACTGAACCTCATAAGGAgcaaatcataaaaataaaaattgcggTAGTAAATGAGCACCTGATCTAATAGGGTGCCAAGGTGGGCAAGTTGACTTTAAAGACTACTGAGATGGAGACAATATATGACCTGGGCAACAAGATGATTGACAGTCTCAGCAAAGAAAAGGTTCAAGCGgggtaagtttttttttttttatcctctgGTTACAATAGTTTGTCAAATCcacacgcttttttttttatttatccccccccaccccttccgGCCTTTTTCTCCCAGTGATGTCATCACCATTGACAAAGCCACTGGCAAGATCAGCAAGTTGGGCCGCTCGTTCACCAGAGCCAGAGACTATGATGCCATGGGAGCTCAGGTACTCATCCATTTGAAATTCAGCCGcgatgtcattgtttttatgaagCACAGCCATCTTCTTTCAACtgtaatgtttttctttgcagaCCCAGTTTGTGCAGTGTCCCGAGGGTGAGCTGCAGAAAAGAAAGGAGGTGGTGCACACGGTGTCCCTGCACGAGATCGACGTCATCAACAGCCGCACGCAGGGCTTCCTCGCTCTTTTCTCCGGAGACACGGGCGAGATCAAGGCGGAAGTCCGCGAGCAGATCAATGCCAAAGTTTGCGAATGGCGGGAAGAGGGAAAAGCGGAGATCATCCCTGGGGTACGTGTGAGACTGCACTTTTTcttattaacttttttttatatcgtATTAGTAagttccccccctcctctctctcttttccagGTGTTGTTTATTGATGAAGTGCACATGCTGGACAtggaatgtttttccttccttAACCGTGCCTTGGAAAGTGACCTGTCCCCAGTTCTCATTATGGCCACCAACAGAGGCATCACTCggtattgttgtttttcaacctttttccTCATCGTCTAATTGTACAAAACAGATGAAGGGTACAATGTAATTTTTGCCCGGTTTAATGCTGCTTGCCTTTTTTCATCCCAGCATTCGTGGCACAAACTACCAGAGCCCTCATGGCCTCCCCCTGGATCTGTTGGACCGCCTGCTCATCATCGCGACCTCACCTTACACTGAAAAAGAGACAAAGCAAATCCTAAAGATCCGGTGAGGATCTTTGCTTATAATTCCTCAGCAATTTAGCGTCAGCTCTCAAGTAAGTGCTCATTTTCTCTTTCCCAGatgtgaggaggaggacgtgGAGCTGAGCGAGGAGGCTCACTCGGTCCTGACTCGCATCGGCATGGAGACGTCACTGCGATACGCCATGCAGCTCATCAGCACGGCCGGTTTGGTGTGTCGCAAACGCAAGGTGAGCCCACCTCGGGCTTTGAATATGTAATTGTTCACTCACTCAATCAGTGTGTTTGTTGGAttaattgtgttgttttgtcattCCTAGGGCACCGAAGTACAAGTGGAGGACATAAAGAAGGTTTACTCTCTCTTCTTGGATGAGGCCAGGTCTTCTCAGTACATGAAGGAGTACCAGGAATCCTTCCTCTTCAATGAAACACGTGAGTAACATGTCAGCATCGGGTAATTTTTGCCACAACATTAGacaaacaagtaaaaaaaaaaaaaaaaaaaatccgtcaagacattaaattatatttgtcCTTATCCTTGTTATAAATAATGGTTGGTTGTCCAAATGAATTGTGTGAGAAGTTAATAATACGCATTTGTTCTGTTCACTTCCAGAAACAACTCAAATGGAAACCTCGTAATGAAGAACAcgtgttttctttctgtgtgcATTTATAGTCGTCCATCTTCAAACTTTTCTTaggatttgaaataaaacaagtgaataaattgcaatattatggctttgtttccatatgtatACATACCTAATGTAAGATATGAAGATATAAAATCTAAATAAGCAAGATAAAATTTTCTTCTTAACCAAGTCAAGTAAGTAGCAATCACTTGCAGGATTTCTCTACACTTGTGTTCCAAATTCacctttttactttttgttgtttgagcATGTTGCCTTCATGTTAATCTGCGAGGCCTTGTGGCAAGGATAACATTTTGTCTACATTGAATTGTCATGacatgctttttatttcccattaaaatgatttaactGTTTTTTACTAACTCTGTTTTCTCTTATTTCACAGTCAAACCACCAACTTACACCTActttattaatatatatatagagataATTTTGCAGTGTTATAGTTAATAGTTCCTCAAAATGGACCGCAAACCCATTAATTAGTACAATCCCGTATATAGCACAATACTTGTCTGCAATATTTGTGACGCAAACTGTAGTTTGAATTGACCGCCACAAGGTGGCAGTCATAGATTGCCGAAATAATGGGGAACGCCTTCAACGATACCTACTCATTAAAATcgtatgaaataaaaatgcactaaaataaaaagcatattaaaaaaaatctacccCCTGCTCTTTGACATTCATATTACTGTATTCATGTCAACATTTTGGGGAAATCTATTAATATGTGTATATTACTGTATTCATGATATTTGGGGAAAATCTATTAATATAATGTGTGTGTAGGCTCACTAACCCAGGACTAGATCTCATTCATTCCCAATTATAAAATGAACCAGTCTTGTCTGAGTGTAGGCAGACTGTCTCCAACACGGAAGTTAATATTTAATGTTTAGTGCTTGGTGTGCTGTTTATGTCCCATAAATCCCACTCGGTCCCACAAGGCTGCTATTGGCTACACAGCCTGCACCACTTGGCCCAGTTGAGGGATTGACTGCTTGTCTAATGAagggaaatgtgtgtgtgtgtatgtgtgtgtataataaaatcaacactttttgttctttctgcATTCACAGCACTTCAGTAAAcggtcaatcaatcaatcataaaTGTTAAACCTGTTAAGTAGTTGCAATCAATCACACAGTCAAACCATGGTGATATTGTTTCATTCTCATGTGAGTAAATGTATGTACCTGAATTTCACACATCACTATAGgtactgtccattttttttttatatagcaTCACTGTCATCGTTTAAAACTGGAGCATGTTTGTTAGCATCTCTTTGTGTCAGTGTCTGCAGGCCACAAGGCATGCACAGCATGCTAACACACGGTGGCACTTTGCCTACTGAACACATTTGGGAGAGCTTTTTCTGCACCACAGGCTGGCCTCTGCAACATCTTGGGTGCATTCTGCCTCTCGACCAATTTTTGCTGGACTCCATCCACCTCATATGAGACACGAGGACAAGCAGGTTGGAGAAATAATCTTTATTCATTGATGAATTGTCATAGAATTTAAATGAAGTTATATTTGCATGTTTATGCTCGGAATACAGAATATGCAATATAATGAAAGCTACTATGACCCTTAAGaagtttttcaaatgaaaaaaaaaaagattacttTTCACTCATAACTCTGACAACATTTTACAACCTTTCATCATTTTCTtatgtcatttccagttcgaATTCACATGAACTCAGATTGTGGCAAAGTGTATGAATAATTTGGGCTCCACTTTAAAATTGAATTCATTCCAGCAGATGTAGTGTGGTTAGTGTGGGATTAAAACTAGTGATTACATTTTCTGTGAAGTTACATCTAGAAGGCCAAGTGAGCCTGGGAACAGCCTCGCACCCAGTTCACACTTgactttttgttattttaaaccTGTCtgtaatttaaaatgacatttcattcTCCTCCGAAACGCAGAGGCGGACTTCCTAAAAGACACATCGTTAACTTAAAATGACTTCTATTAAATCTGACATGAATGGAAGCATTCAATACTTGGGTATCGGCCTACTTTTAACATATAGTTCCCATATCACgagtttattattatatccCTCTTgccatattttcattttcaatgtcATGTTCCTTAAATGAGAATAAATGAGCGAGTGGAATGTGGCGCTCATGAATGGTGAGACGTCTGAGCTCATATCCTGACTTTGGAACTACAAATAAATCTCATTTCTCTTGATTCCATATGTGAAACGGCAGAATGCTGATTTgagtcacattttcttttggtatGAAAACTGCAACATAAATAAAGTTTGATTCCGTTATTATGGAAAATAATGTCAAGCTGAATTTAAAGGAGGTGTTTGTGTCTCTTCTTCCATTCATGCAAAGTTCTTACCATTCATGacctcagtcattcacaaagCTTCCATCTCGCTCACGTGTGAAATACACGAACGCAGATGCTGCCATGCATACAGCCATGGGCACATTTATAAATAGCCccggattattatttttttctaaatcagTGAATGCTGCGAAGGAAACATCGGTTCTAAATATGGAAGCACGAGAGCTAAAGTTGGAAACAAATGCCAGCCGACATCATTCGCTGTTTGCCAAGTCGAGCAAAAAGCGCTCATGCTTAATTCAGAAAACGAGGCGTCGCGATTCAGATGTTGAACCCACTGTGACTTGTTACGGCACCGGCGCATGATTGACAACCTTGTTGGTAAGCGTGGAAATGAAATAGCACAGTATGAAATGAAGGCCGTACTGACGAGCATGATGAGAGATCAGCGTGAGCCCTCCCAACAAGCTTGAGGGCAGGTGAGGGGTGAAGTCTTTTGCAACTAAGACCACGGGCCTAACTATCACTAGCCATTCTTGTCTTTGCCTGCCTTTTTGCCCTCAACGATATTGCTCAACCCAGCATGAAGCACAACTCCTATTCCACATGAGCTGACAGCATCGAGGAGGATGTCCCGGTCTCCTTCGGAACGTGTGTCAGCTCCGTTAACGTATGTGGAATCTTGCATTAATGCACATGCTGACATCTGAAGCTTATTTCATGCATTggattttacaaaaacataataaaagaaaataggatcaattaaataatataatgtTCTGATTTCTGTCATTGTTAAATTGTTTTCCCAGCCTAAACTTTTCAGTTCctaaatttagtttttttgttttcttgtggtttgttttatttgatgtctttCTGTTTGTACCTGTTCCAGTCAGTCCCGCCCCTCGTTTCCACCAATCGGCTTCCTCGGCCATTCGTGACTTGTCCAGGTGCTCCTCATTGTcttttcagtttgtttgtaTGGTGGAACCTTGGAAGTCAATCGCCTCAGTACTCAACAGttttcaacacaaaatatCGGGAAAGCTTTGACCCCGTTCGAGGTCAAAGTCGGCGATGATTGccgttgctgttgctgcactCCATGAGAATAAACATGGCTCTGGTGAAaagcagaagagaaaagtggTGAGAAGAAAGTGCAGAATTCAAAGTTTTGAGGAATAGAGAGGCGATAAAAACTTGCCAAGGGGATTATGAGGTCTTACCGGCCAGATCCCAGTGGAAAAAACTGACTGATTCCACTCCAACCATCTCCTCCATGTTCATAGATTGAGCACCTCATCAATGTCAAGGTATGTAGATCTTACTCATTTAatgctgtttctttttttaatttataatgCATATTAAAATTGCAATTGTGGTATAAAAAAGGCATCATTAGGGTAAAAACTCAAGAATGAGGTGATTGGCTTTCAGGCCAGAGCAGTCAACGGGTATGGAGAAAGCAAGGTGAGACATTCACAGTACAAGTGTGATTGTCGAGAGCAGATGATTGGGAAATATCTGACAAGTTGTCATGTCAGCTTTTTTAAGAAActgacaaaatatttgctcATTCATGTGGCCCCTGTGAAATTGAGAGTTTGAAAGGATTTGCATACGAGGATTATGAGGATTAATTTAAGGACTCTCAGAAATGATGACAGGTCCTATCTCAAATCAAACAGCTCCTCATGAGCTCCTTAAGTGTCCTTAAGCGTTAATGATTCTTTTTCCAAGGGTTGGCCCAAACAAC
The sequence above is drawn from the Syngnathus acus chromosome 14, fSynAcu1.2, whole genome shotgun sequence genome and encodes:
- the ruvbl2 gene encoding ruvB-like 2; translated protein: MATTKVPEVRDITRIERIGAHSHIRGLGLDDALEPRQVSQGMVGQLASRRAAGVILEMIKDGHIAGRAVLIAGQPGTGKTAIAMGIAQSLGPDTPFTALAGSEIFSLEMSKTEALSQAFRKAIGVRIKEETEIIEGEVVEIQIDRPATGTGAKVGKLTLKTTEMETIYDLGNKMIDSLSKEKVQAGDVITIDKATGKISKLGRSFTRARDYDAMGAQTQFVQCPEGELQKRKEVVHTVSLHEIDVINSRTQGFLALFSGDTGEIKAEVREQINAKVCEWREEGKAEIIPGVLFIDEVHMLDMECFSFLNRALESDLSPVLIMATNRGITRIRGTNYQSPHGLPLDLLDRLLIIATSPYTEKETKQILKIRCEEEDVELSEEAHSVLTRIGMETSLRYAMQLISTAGLVCRKRKGTEVQVEDIKKVYSLFLDEARSSQYMKEYQESFLFNETQTTQMETS